In Coprobacter tertius, the following proteins share a genomic window:
- a CDS encoding ATP-dependent helicase, which translates to MENFLQELNKSQQDAVLYNEGPSLVIAGAGSGKTRVLTYKIATLLESGYAPYNILALTFTNKAAREMKERIAGLVGLPLASRLWMGTFHSVFSRILRANADRIGFTSDFTIYDSSDSRSLIKSIVKDKGLDDKLYKPSSVQAIISNAKNALITPAAYLLNKELMESDMYSKRPLIQEIYQTYWNRCLRAGAMDFDDLLLYTNILFRDHADVLERYRSIFRFVLVDEYQDTNFAQHLIVRQLAREHGRICVVGDDAQSIYSFRGANISNILNLKDEYPGCRTFKLEQNYRSTRNIVSAANSLIEKNKEQIRKNVYSENAEGSKIEVLNAYSDYEEGYFVANRILEMHSSDGYVFNDFAILYRTNAQSRIFEEALRKRSIPYRIYGGLSFYQRKEIKDVISYFRLAVNPHDEEALKRIINYPARGIGDTTLGKIIECGVKHDVSLWQVIVSPLEYALPVNSGTLGKLQKFRELIEDFIEENRSLDAMEIAEIIIRRSGIFKEIFSDRSVENISRQENIQELMNGIQEYCSNRREEGNEHISLVDFLAEISLATDQDTEEDGTSDKVTMMTVHASKGLEFKNVFVVGLEEDLFPSSLSKSSESEIEEERRLLYVAITRAEENCVLSYAATRYRNGQPTAMPPSRFLKDIDPCYLKLPSALSSGNKIPGLDREPHFGKYTSHASIYRNKTTGSRSSFPMWDAEMSASTSSLKKVSSLVSSSTESEERTLTSIGNISVNARIRHDRFGEGTVVEISGEGDNCKVGVEFDQVGKKQLLLKFAKFTVI; encoded by the coding sequence GTGGAAAATTTTTTACAGGAACTCAATAAAAGCCAGCAGGATGCGGTATTATATAATGAAGGGCCTTCCTTGGTTATAGCCGGAGCCGGATCGGGGAAGACTCGGGTCCTTACTTATAAAATAGCGACATTATTAGAGTCGGGTTATGCACCTTATAATATATTGGCTCTTACTTTTACCAATAAGGCGGCCCGGGAGATGAAAGAGCGCATCGCCGGGCTGGTAGGCCTTCCGTTGGCTTCCCGATTGTGGATGGGGACATTTCATTCTGTCTTTTCACGAATTTTACGGGCAAATGCCGATCGTATTGGTTTTACATCTGATTTTACGATATACGACAGTTCCGATTCTCGCAGTCTGATTAAAAGTATCGTAAAAGATAAAGGACTCGATGATAAACTATATAAGCCGTCATCGGTACAGGCGATCATTTCGAATGCAAAGAATGCGCTGATTACTCCGGCAGCCTATCTTTTGAACAAAGAATTGATGGAAAGTGATATGTATTCTAAAAGGCCGTTGATACAGGAAATATACCAGACTTATTGGAACAGATGCTTACGGGCCGGAGCTATGGACTTCGACGATTTGTTGCTATATACTAATATTTTATTTCGTGATCATGCCGATGTTCTTGAACGTTATCGTTCTATTTTTCGTTTTGTTCTTGTCGATGAATATCAGGATACCAATTTTGCACAGCACCTTATTGTTCGACAATTGGCTCGGGAACATGGCCGTATTTGTGTTGTAGGCGACGATGCGCAAAGTATTTATTCGTTCCGGGGTGCTAATATCAGTAATATTCTGAATTTGAAAGACGAATATCCCGGTTGTCGCACGTTTAAACTTGAACAAAATTATCGTTCGACTCGTAATATCGTCAGTGCGGCTAACAGTCTTATCGAAAAAAATAAAGAGCAGATCAGAAAAAATGTATATTCAGAAAATGCCGAAGGCAGTAAAATCGAAGTACTGAATGCTTATTCCGATTATGAAGAGGGATATTTTGTGGCAAACCGTATTTTGGAAATGCATTCCTCCGACGGATATGTTTTCAATGATTTTGCAATACTTTACCGTACGAATGCGCAATCGCGTATTTTTGAGGAAGCTTTACGAAAACGTAGTATTCCTTACCGGATATACGGAGGCTTGTCGTTTTACCAGCGCAAAGAGATAAAAGATGTGATATCTTATTTCAGGCTGGCTGTGAATCCTCACGACGAAGAGGCTCTGAAGCGTATTATAAATTATCCTGCTCGCGGTATAGGGGATACGACATTAGGGAAAATTATCGAGTGTGGGGTAAAACATGATGTGAGTTTGTGGCAGGTAATTGTGTCGCCTTTGGAATATGCACTTCCTGTGAATAGCGGAACGTTGGGTAAATTACAGAAGTTTCGTGAACTGATTGAAGATTTTATTGAAGAGAATCGTTCTCTCGATGCGATGGAAATTGCAGAAATTATTATCCGGAGATCGGGAATTTTTAAAGAAATATTTTCTGACAGGTCGGTCGAGAATATCAGCCGACAAGAGAATATTCAAGAGTTGATGAACGGGATACAGGAATATTGTTCTAATCGTCGGGAAGAAGGGAATGAACATATATCTTTGGTAGATTTTCTGGCGGAAATTTCTTTGGCTACCGATCAGGATACCGAGGAAGACGGCACATCGGATAAAGTTACCATGATGACTGTGCATGCATCTAAAGGTCTCGAATTTAAAAACGTATTTGTCGTTGGACTCGAAGAAGACCTCTTTCCTTCTTCTTTGAGTAAAAGCAGTGAATCTGAAATAGAGGAAGAACGCCGTTTATTGTATGTAGCGATAACCCGGGCTGAAGAGAATTGCGTTCTTTCATATGCTGCAACACGTTACCGGAACGGTCAGCCTACAGCTATGCCTCCCAGTCGTTTTCTGAAAGATATTGATCCCTGTTATTTGAAATTACCTTCGGCTTTGTCCTCCGGTAATAAGATCCCCGGTCTCGATAGAGAGCCCCATTTTGGGAAATATACTTCGCATGCTTCCATATATAGAAATAAAACAACTGGTTCCCGATCTTCTTTTCCGATGTGGGATGCCGAAATGTCGGCTTCGACATCCAGTTTAAAGAAGGTATCTTCACTTGTTTCTTCTTCTACCGAAAGCGAAGAACGTACGCTTACCAGTATCGGAAACATTTCGGTAAACGCCCGTATCCGACACGACCGTTTCGGAGAAGGAACAGTTGTCGAAATATCGGGTGAAGGTGATAACTGTAAAGTGGGTGTGGAATTCGATCAGGTTGGTAAAAAACAGCTTTTACTGAAATTTGCGAAATTCACGGTTATATAA
- a CDS encoding superoxide dismutase — protein sequence MKYELPQLPYPSDALEPVISKRTIEFHYGKHEQGYINNLNNLIQGTKYEEIPIETIIKEADGALFNNASQAWNHIFYFFTFTPDGGKEPKGKLAEAIKEKWGTIEEFKKAFVDAGTSLFGSGWVWLVKNKEGKLDIVKESNAGNPMTKGFIPLLTFDVWEHAYYLDYQNRRADQLHDLWKIVDWEVVEKRFI from the coding sequence ATGAAATATGAATTGCCACAATTGCCATACCCGAGTGATGCTCTCGAACCTGTAATCAGTAAAAGAACCATTGAATTCCATTACGGAAAACATGAACAAGGGTATATAAATAACTTGAATAATTTAATTCAGGGAACGAAATATGAAGAGATTCCAATAGAAACTATTATCAAAGAAGCCGATGGCGCATTATTCAATAATGCTTCTCAAGCTTGGAATCATATCTTCTATTTCTTTACATTCACTCCTGACGGAGGCAAAGAACCGAAAGGAAAACTGGCCGAAGCGATAAAAGAAAAATGGGGAACCATCGAAGAGTTTAAAAAAGCGTTTGTAGATGCTGGTACTTCTCTTTTCGGATCTGGTTGGGTGTGGCTGGTAAAAAATAAAGAAGGCAAACTCGATATCGTTAAAGAAAGTAATGCCGGAAATCCTATGACAAAAGGATTTATACCGCTGCTCACATTCGATGTTTGGGAACATGCCTATTATCTCGACTATCAGAACCGTAGAGCCGATCAATTACACGACTTGTGGAAAATCGTCGACTGGGAAGTAGTAGAGAAAAGATTTATATAA
- a CDS encoding TrpB-like pyridoxal phosphate-dependent enzyme, with product MSTKKFLLNENDIPRAWYNVVADMKNKPLAPLHPETKKPLTPEDLYPIFAKELVHQELNTTDAWIEIPDEIREQYKVWRPTPLVRASGLEKALDTPAHIYFKNESVSPIGSHKLNSALAQAYFCKKEGVTNITTETGAGQWGAALSYAAKIFGLDLAVYMVKVSYHQKPYRRSIMQTFGAQVIASPSMSTKAGRKILTDHPNYQGSLGTAISEAIELALQTPNCKYTLGSVLNHVMLHQTVIGLEAEKQMEMAGEYPDIVIGCFGGGSNFSGISFPFLRHKLTEGKEIRIIAAEPASCPKLTRGQFQYDFGDEAGYTPLLPMYTLGHNFAPANIHAGGLRYHGAGSIVSQLKKDELMEAVDIKQLDTFKAATLFAQCEGIIPAPESAHAIAATIQEALKAKEAGERKTILFNLSGHGLIDMAAYDQYLAGDLTNHEVTDEEVAQNLKEIEHIL from the coding sequence ATGAGTACAAAAAAGTTTTTACTCAACGAAAACGACATACCACGCGCATGGTATAATGTGGTTGCCGACATGAAAAATAAGCCTTTGGCACCCTTACATCCCGAAACTAAAAAGCCGCTTACTCCCGAAGATCTTTATCCTATTTTTGCAAAAGAACTGGTACATCAGGAATTGAATACCACAGATGCATGGATTGAAATACCCGACGAAATTCGCGAACAATATAAGGTATGGCGCCCTACCCCTTTAGTTAGGGCATCGGGGCTGGAAAAAGCCCTCGACACTCCGGCTCATATTTATTTCAAGAACGAAAGTGTAAGCCCAATCGGTTCTCACAAGCTAAACTCGGCCTTGGCACAAGCCTATTTCTGCAAAAAAGAAGGAGTTACCAATATTACTACCGAAACCGGTGCAGGACAATGGGGCGCAGCCCTCTCCTATGCAGCTAAAATCTTCGGGCTCGATTTAGCGGTATATATGGTAAAAGTTAGCTATCACCAGAAACCTTACCGCCGTTCTATTATGCAAACATTCGGGGCACAAGTTATCGCATCGCCAAGTATGTCGACGAAAGCCGGACGCAAGATACTTACCGATCACCCCAATTATCAGGGTAGTCTGGGTACTGCCATTTCGGAAGCAATAGAACTTGCGCTACAGACACCGAACTGTAAATATACCTTAGGAAGTGTCCTTAATCACGTGATGCTGCATCAGACCGTGATAGGTCTCGAGGCTGAGAAACAGATGGAGATGGCTGGTGAATATCCTGACATCGTTATCGGCTGCTTCGGCGGGGGATCTAACTTCTCGGGAATTTCATTCCCATTCCTCAGGCACAAACTTACCGAAGGAAAAGAGATACGCATCATCGCTGCCGAACCGGCATCTTGCCCTAAACTCACCCGAGGACAATTCCAATATGATTTTGGTGATGAAGCCGGTTACACACCTCTATTACCCATGTATACATTGGGACATAATTTCGCACCCGCAAATATCCATGCAGGAGGATTACGTTACCATGGCGCCGGCTCGATCGTAAGCCAGCTGAAAAAAGATGAATTAATGGAAGCTGTAGATATCAAACAACTCGACACCTTCAAGGCGGCTACTTTGTTTGCCCAATGTGAAGGAATTATTCCGGCACCGGAATCAGCTCATGCTATTGCTGCTACAATCCAAGAAGCATTAAAAGCTAAAGAAGCCGGAGAAAGAAAAACCATTCTTTTCAATCTCTCAGGGCATGGCCTTATCGATATGGCTGCATACGATCAATATCTTGCCGGTGATTTGACCAATCATGAAGTTACCGACGAGGAAGTTGCTCAAAACCTGAAAGAAATAGAACATATTCTCTGA
- a CDS encoding lysophospholipid acyltransferase family protein, whose product MNNPNTDIQTLQKFKRKYVLNFEDLQYIIPAFRSKTGAMALKLLYSLAKIEKVNQTYANSCHLQGAQFVDSLLKDLKIKFEIKNEEILNRLPKGAFVTVSNHPYGALDGILLIHLLASHRPDYKVMVNWILTYIEAMSVNFIAVEPTPNSEHRQISMSGIRASMKHVREGHPIGFFPAGAVSKIRPNLRIEDREWQPSVIRLIQQFKVPVVPIYFHGHNSLFYNLLGIISWKLRTLRLPNEVFNKEHKIFKITIGEPIPVSELNKYKDLKSLGTYLKEQTYKLKKL is encoded by the coding sequence ATGAATAACCCTAATACAGACATACAAACTTTACAAAAATTCAAAAGAAAATACGTTCTCAACTTTGAAGACCTACAATATATTATTCCAGCATTTAGAAGTAAAACAGGCGCAATGGCCCTTAAATTACTATATTCGTTGGCAAAAATAGAGAAAGTGAATCAAACATATGCCAATTCCTGTCACTTACAGGGTGCTCAATTTGTAGATTCATTGCTGAAAGACTTAAAAATAAAATTTGAAATAAAGAACGAAGAAATTCTGAATCGTCTCCCCAAAGGCGCATTCGTTACTGTATCTAACCATCCTTACGGAGCACTCGACGGTATTTTACTGATTCACCTCTTAGCTTCACATCGACCAGATTATAAAGTAATGGTAAATTGGATACTTACTTACATAGAGGCTATGTCGGTAAACTTTATCGCTGTAGAACCGACCCCCAACTCTGAACACCGACAGATTTCGATGAGCGGAATACGTGCATCAATGAAACACGTACGAGAAGGGCATCCCATCGGTTTTTTCCCCGCTGGAGCCGTTTCGAAAATAAGACCGAACTTACGTATCGAAGATCGGGAATGGCAACCTTCCGTAATCAGACTTATTCAACAATTCAAAGTACCGGTAGTACCCATCTATTTTCACGGACACAATTCTCTTTTTTACAATTTGTTAGGTATTATCAGTTGGAAACTAAGAACTCTAAGACTTCCGAATGAAGTATTTAACAAAGAACATAAAATATTCAAGATCACGATAGGAGAACCGATCCCCGTATCTGAATTGAATAAATATAAAGATCTGAAATCCTTGGGAACCTATCTGAAAGAACAGACCTACAAGCTGAAGAAATTATAA
- a CDS encoding sigma-54 interaction domain-containing protein translates to MTTSDIQQAKQRFGIIGNTPGLNRAISRALQIAPTDLSVLITGESGTGKEFFPQIIHTNSRRKHGRYIAVNCGAIPEGTIDSELFGHEKGSFTGALSDRKGYFEEADGGTIFLDEVGELPLTTQARLLRVLETGEFIKVGSSKVLKTNVRIVAATNLDMVKAISEGKFREDLFYRLNTVPIELPPLRNRVEDILLLFRKFSNDFAEKYRMPAIQLTDDAREMLTSYRWPGNIRQLKNVTEQISIFETSREVSAAVLRPYLPAYNIERLPVLSANHDNKDGFQFGNEREMLYQVIFEMKKEVNELKHVVHNLMAEQHSAVNEELDVYAQEPVIKHNNSPIHPVLKTYHLDENASEGEIIHTENEYEEEPYTMEDVERETIRKALERNNGKRKKTAEELKISERTLYRKIKEYNLE, encoded by the coding sequence ATGACTACATCTGATATACAGCAGGCCAAGCAGCGATTCGGGATCATCGGGAATACTCCCGGACTTAACCGGGCCATAAGCCGGGCGTTACAGATAGCCCCCACCGACTTGTCGGTACTTATTACCGGTGAAAGTGGAACCGGGAAAGAATTTTTTCCTCAAATCATACATACCAACAGTCGCCGCAAACACGGGCGGTATATTGCCGTAAATTGCGGAGCTATACCGGAAGGGACGATCGATTCGGAGCTTTTCGGGCATGAGAAAGGCTCATTTACAGGTGCACTGTCCGACCGGAAAGGTTACTTTGAAGAAGCAGACGGAGGAACTATATTTCTTGACGAAGTGGGAGAATTGCCATTGACTACCCAAGCTCGGTTATTGCGCGTACTGGAAACGGGAGAATTTATAAAAGTAGGATCTTCAAAAGTACTTAAAACCAATGTGCGTATCGTAGCTGCGACCAATCTGGATATGGTAAAAGCTATATCGGAAGGTAAATTCAGAGAAGACTTATTCTATCGACTCAATACCGTGCCCATCGAATTGCCGCCCTTACGCAACCGGGTAGAAGATATTTTATTATTATTCCGTAAATTCTCGAACGATTTTGCCGAAAAATATCGGATGCCGGCTATACAGCTTACAGACGATGCTCGGGAAATGCTTACTTCTTATCGTTGGCCGGGAAACATACGACAACTGAAAAACGTTACCGAACAAATATCTATTTTCGAAACATCTCGTGAAGTAAGTGCCGCCGTATTACGCCCCTATTTACCGGCTTATAATATCGAAAGATTACCGGTTCTAAGTGCCAACCACGACAATAAAGACGGTTTCCAATTCGGAAACGAACGAGAAATGCTCTACCAGGTAATTTTCGAAATGAAAAAAGAAGTAAACGAATTAAAACATGTTGTACACAACCTGATGGCGGAACAACATTCTGCGGTGAACGAAGAACTCGATGTTTATGCTCAAGAACCTGTTATTAAGCATAATAATTCACCAATACATCCCGTTCTTAAAACCTATCATCTTGATGAAAATGCCAGCGAAGGAGAAATTATTCATACCGAAAACGAATATGAAGAAGAACCTTATACGATGGAAGATGTAGAACGGGAAACCATTCGCAAAGCACTTGAAAGAAATAACGGGAAAAGAAAAAAGACGGCTGAAGAATTAAAAATTTCGGAACGTACCTTATACCGGAAAATAAAAGAATATAATTTAGAATAA
- a CDS encoding LptE family protein: protein MNRFIAFSLLLTLFISSCRISYKFNGASINYNTTKTITIKDFPIRATLVYPPLGPAFNEALKDIFTRQTRLSLVKNDGDLLLEGEITGYDLSPQAVTADAYASQTRLTISVKVRYTNTKDPQFDIEDQTFRAYRDFNSNLMLTQVQDELIKEIVAELADLIFNATVANW, encoded by the coding sequence ATGAATCGATTTATCGCTTTTTCTTTACTATTAACCCTATTTATTTCGTCGTGCCGTATCTCATACAAATTTAACGGCGCATCGATCAATTATAATACAACCAAGACAATTACTATAAAAGATTTTCCGATTCGGGCAACTCTCGTGTATCCTCCTTTAGGACCGGCTTTTAACGAGGCTCTGAAAGATATTTTTACCCGACAAACAAGACTGAGTCTGGTGAAAAATGACGGAGATCTGTTGCTCGAAGGAGAAATTACCGGATATGACTTGAGTCCCCAGGCTGTAACAGCCGATGCATATGCTTCGCAAACACGACTTACTATAAGTGTAAAAGTCAGGTACACCAACACAAAAGATCCGCAATTCGATATCGAAGACCAAACTTTTCGAGCTTACCGGGATTTTAACAGTAACCTGATGCTTACACAAGTACAGGATGAACTGATTAAAGAAATTGTAGCCGAATTGGCCGATCTCATTTTTAATGCGACCGTAGCAAACTGGTAG
- a CDS encoding tetratricopeptide repeat protein translates to MISGKTIREILSGNSSVNIDDIEEIMLEYPYFQAARLLHLQILENPESIRYTGALKKAAVYVGDREGLFLKTEGRHVSWSQLFDKKNSLEKSFEETDAFTLIDQFLSAYTQEGKTMEDERSILEQTISNPGTVSTDYLSMLNTEKEETPENIHSELEHIDLIDSFIEKTENQDTPYFIFENEVLEQKENRETVIADEIVTEEAFLTESLAKIYIKQRRYSKALEIIKKLSLKYPEKNIYFADQIRFLEKLITNIKTE, encoded by the coding sequence ATGATTAGTGGAAAAACGATACGTGAAATTCTCTCCGGGAATTCGTCGGTAAATATAGACGACATCGAGGAGATTATGCTTGAATATCCATATTTTCAGGCAGCACGTTTGTTACACCTGCAAATACTGGAGAACCCGGAATCGATACGATACACGGGAGCACTTAAAAAAGCGGCGGTTTATGTCGGAGACCGTGAAGGACTTTTTCTGAAAACAGAAGGTCGTCACGTAAGTTGGTCTCAGCTTTTCGACAAGAAAAACTCTCTGGAAAAGTCTTTTGAAGAAACCGACGCGTTCACCCTTATCGATCAGTTTCTTTCAGCTTATACTCAAGAGGGAAAGACAATGGAGGATGAACGGTCGATATTAGAACAAACTATTTCAAACCCGGGTACAGTATCAACCGACTATCTTTCGATGTTAAATACGGAAAAAGAAGAAACACCGGAAAACATTCATTCCGAGTTGGAACATATCGATCTTATCGATTCTTTTATAGAGAAAACGGAGAATCAAGATACACCGTATTTTATTTTCGAGAATGAAGTCCTTGAACAAAAGGAAAATAGAGAAACGGTTATCGCAGATGAAATCGTAACAGAAGAGGCCTTTTTAACTGAAAGTCTTGCAAAAATTTATATTAAACAACGAAGATATTCAAAAGCATTGGAAATTATTAAAAAATTAAGTTTGAAATATCCGGAAAAAAATATTTACTTTGCAGACCAAATCAGATTTTTAGAGAAATTGATTACTAACATAAAAACCGAATAA
- the secG gene encoding preprotein translocase subunit SecG: protein MYLFITILILIAAVLLILIVLVQNSKGGGLTSGFSSSNQIMGVRKTTDFLEKATWSLAGTIIVLSIVAAAFLPSRNIGENSEIKDAVQQELPVNTTPGFGAQQKQEAPATPAAETPKKEESTTPAN, encoded by the coding sequence ATGTATTTGTTTATCACAATTTTAATTCTCATTGCAGCCGTTTTATTAATACTTATCGTATTAGTACAAAATTCTAAAGGCGGAGGACTGACTTCTGGTTTTTCTTCCTCAAACCAGATTATGGGTGTACGTAAAACTACCGATTTTCTTGAAAAAGCAACTTGGTCACTTGCCGGTACCATTATTGTATTAAGTATTGTAGCGGCAGCTTTCCTCCCTTCGAGAAACATAGGTGAGAATTCAGAAATCAAAGATGCCGTACAACAAGAACTTCCGGTAAATACCACTCCGGGATTCGGCGCTCAACAAAAACAGGAAGCTCCCGCAACTCCGGCGGCAGAAACTCCTAAAAAAGAAGAATCAACCACTCCGGCTAATTAA
- a CDS encoding bifunctional nuclease family protein yields MENRIKLKILGITYSQIQNGAYALVLAEEEGLRRIPIIIGTAEAQSIAIRLEHLTPPRPMTHDLFVSFAHGFGIRLLEVFIYSFEEGVFSSELLFEDENKRQIRIDSRTSDAIAIALRAQAPIYTTPEIISEAGIIFEEESEEETAEPEKETGNVKKGLEELSIQDLEKQLEKAIRIEAYEVAANIQQEINRRNKKEA; encoded by the coding sequence GTGGAAAACCGTATAAAATTAAAAATTTTAGGAATCACTTACAGCCAAATACAAAACGGCGCTTACGCTTTAGTACTCGCCGAAGAAGAAGGTTTGAGGCGTATCCCTATCATCATCGGTACAGCCGAGGCTCAATCCATAGCTATACGGCTCGAACATCTTACCCCGCCGCGTCCCATGACGCATGATTTATTTGTAAGTTTTGCCCACGGTTTCGGAATAAGACTTCTCGAAGTATTTATATATAGCTTCGAAGAAGGGGTATTCAGTTCGGAACTATTATTCGAAGACGAAAATAAAAGGCAAATTCGAATCGACTCACGCACCTCCGATGCAATTGCTATCGCCCTAAGAGCACAGGCACCCATTTATACAACACCCGAAATAATATCTGAGGCCGGAATCATTTTTGAAGAAGAATCGGAAGAAGAGACCGCTGAGCCTGAAAAAGAAACAGGGAATGTAAAAAAAGGACTTGAAGAACTTTCTATCCAAGATCTCGAAAAACAACTTGAAAAGGCAATACGCATCGAAGCTTACGAAGTAGCCGCCAATATACAACAAGAAATAAATCGGCGAAACAAGAAAGAAGCATAA
- a CDS encoding nucleoside permease — protein MNVKLRLTIMNFLQFFIWGSWLISLGGYMMGELHFDGGQTGKIFATMGVASVFMPGLLGIVADRWINAERLLGICHLTGAGLLLYASTLTSYHSMYWVMLLNMMVYMPTLALTNAVSYNALEKYRLDIIKDFPPIRVWGTVGFICAMWAVDLSGISRSSLQLYVGAAAAFLLGIYSFTLPACKPSKNQKKTILSAFGLDALSLFKQKKMAIFFIFSMLLGAALQITNTFGGSFLDSFKSIPEYADSFGVLHPNILLSISQMSETLFILAIPFFLKRFGIKQVMLMSMFAWVLRFGLFGLGNPGSGLVLLILSMIVYGMAFDFFNISGSLFVEKETTPSIRASAQGLFMIMTNGLGAIIGGNASGWVVDHFTHKGITDWPAAWFVFAGYALTIGILFAIVFKYKHETEEYSEK, from the coding sequence ATGAATGTAAAACTTCGCTTAACGATAATGAACTTCCTGCAATTTTTTATTTGGGGTTCATGGCTAATCTCTTTAGGAGGATATATGATGGGAGAACTCCATTTCGACGGAGGACAAACAGGTAAAATATTTGCAACAATGGGAGTAGCCTCTGTTTTTATGCCCGGACTTTTGGGTATTGTAGCCGACCGCTGGATAAATGCAGAAAGATTATTAGGAATATGTCACCTGACAGGAGCCGGACTTTTATTATACGCTTCTACCCTTACATCATATCATTCGATGTACTGGGTCATGTTATTGAATATGATGGTATATATGCCTACTCTGGCTCTAACCAATGCAGTTTCTTATAACGCACTCGAGAAATACAGACTGGATATTATAAAAGACTTTCCTCCGATAAGAGTGTGGGGAACAGTCGGGTTTATCTGTGCCATGTGGGCGGTCGATTTAAGCGGCATCTCGAGGAGTTCATTGCAGCTTTATGTAGGGGCCGCCGCTGCTTTTCTGTTAGGTATATATTCATTTACATTGCCGGCTTGTAAGCCATCTAAAAACCAGAAAAAAACGATACTTTCAGCTTTCGGACTTGACGCCCTCAGTCTTTTCAAACAGAAAAAGATGGCAATTTTCTTTATTTTTTCCATGCTGCTCGGTGCAGCTTTACAAATAACCAATACTTTCGGAGGATCATTCCTGGATAGCTTTAAAAGCATACCAGAATATGCTGATTCTTTCGGAGTACTGCACCCCAACATATTGCTTTCGATTTCACAAATGTCTGAAACCTTATTTATCCTCGCGATTCCTTTCTTTCTAAAACGTTTCGGAATCAAACAAGTAATGCTAATGAGTATGTTTGCATGGGTATTACGATTCGGGCTATTCGGTCTCGGAAACCCGGGGAGCGGGCTTGTATTACTTATTTTATCGATGATCGTTTATGGTATGGCTTTTGATTTCTTTAATATTTCAGGCTCTTTATTTGTAGAAAAAGAAACAACACCATCGATAAGAGCAAGCGCCCAGGGACTATTTATGATTATGACCAATGGTCTAGGCGCAATTATCGGTGGAAATGCGAGCGGTTGGGTTGTTGATCATTTTACTCACAAAGGAATAACCGACTGGCCTGCAGCTTGGTTTGTTTTTGCTGGTTATGCATTAACCATAGGTATATTATTCGCAATCGTATTTAAATATAAACACGAAACCGAAGAATATTCCGAGAAATAA